A segment of the Necator americanus strain Aroian chromosome IV, whole genome shotgun sequence genome:
TGTCGTTCTGTATCTTTGTATCTGCATCtgctctacttttttctatatatCTTCTtatttaactatttatttattcaccgGGCTCAATGGcgtgcagagaaaaaaaaaacaaaaaagagaagagggaGTAAACAAAGTAGCAACAACAAAGTAGAATACAGTTCCGTACATGGAATTGATCCCTTCAGTACCTTGGcatcataaaaaaatagatttgtgAAAGAAGATGGTCGCATGCATTACGCAGTTACTCGTAcaaaagtgaatttaaaaaaatgctaaacACAAAGTAGAATATAAAATTCTAGAAGAATACTAATTATTCAAGAACAATTGTTTGAACCGATGTTGTTTTTGGTGCTTTTTATTGTAACCCGCCAAAATAGTCGTTTCCAGTTGCTGACtagaacaaagtttttttttgatctaccccgcttttttccattttgttcatATCTATTCTTTCTAATCGATGCTATTCTTTCATGTCTTCATGTTtcatgattaaaaaaatcagttagGCTATATAATTAAGAAACCTTTTAATGAAAGTCACTAAAGTAATTTCCTGTGCTGTCGAAAGTGCACTGTGTGGATGCACTGAAAACGATTCCTGAAAACACACAGCTGTGATAGTGAAAAAGCAAGGGAGTGTGCGTGAGGGGGCTTAAGATGATGGTTGTTATGGGCTCCTGCTCATGCTCATGCTCAAGCTCAATGGCTTTCAACGAGCTCATGTTTCTTTCTGGATGTTTCAGATAGTGACCCTTCCATTGGCATCGTGTCACACTCTTTTGTCGTGCTCAGCTTGCATCTCGTCACCCGATCCGATGTGCCGATGGTGTCCGGCAACCGGAAAATGCACTGCGGCAATGCATTGCCCTTCAACGACGGTAATGGAATATATTATTACAGAGTAACATGATAGTAAAAGTAAAGGAGTTTTAAATGATTTAGGTAAGCGTTTGTCCTGAAAAGAATGGACCACCTTCACCTGCTTCTATCTCTATCGACAATCCGAAGAATATCTCGCTTCCCGTCAAACATCTGCCTCAACCAGATGGATTTGTGAGTTCAGATTACCACCGATTTACGGAAAATTATTAGCTCTATGGCCAAAGATAAATAGGTCGAAAGGTCCTTGTAttacatttagaaaaatattctgcTGTACAGGGTGTTACAGTGGTTTATACTTTTACGATCTGATGTGGTTGGTCAAATCACAAGAGTACAGAAGAGTACAATTTTTAAGTCCTCGCTGAAAAAGTGATGATATCCCAAaccaaaaactgaaaacgaaaaaaaccatttgttGTGTTTACCACAGTAGCTGTGTCGCTTGCTGCAAGCTACCGTATGGTAAAACTGCTCCCTTGATACTAACTAGGACCTGCGTTTGACCCACAGATCAGAGATGTGTGTCGGCTCAACTAggacaaaaatttcaataaacctAAGCGGGATTTCTTGAAAAGTCTCTTgcatatgaaaataaatgacgGTAAACATGGAGAAAATAAGAGCAGGAGAAACTTTTTTAGACATACGTGTGCCAGTTCGGGTCACTATCAAGCCCTGCCACTTGGACAGAGGTTGGCGTCTCATGCTCGTCTCCTCCCGTACGTCTGTCAAACAAAATGCCATCGTCGTTTACCGAACTGCTTGTGCTCACTACTTCTGCCGGCTCTTATCACATAGTGGAACACAATTTCACCATCTTCAACTgtggtgcctttaaaacgtaaattttcctccttttttgttcCCCATTTTCCTAGGGTTAaccctaaaaaaagaaatattgcaaaaaaagaatattgcaaaaaaaagaatattgcaGCTGCTCCTCATGCAGTTCCTCTGAAACTGGCTGCGATTGGTGTACGATATCACACAAATGTGTTTCAAGTGGAAACTGTGCTGGGGTTTGattgactttctttttttttacaacttcaAGAGTGataactagtttttttctgaatgtactttttttaaaggagaaatCCGAAGAATGTGTGCACATCAAGCGACCGTCGCAACTTTCGATTCCGAGGGGAAGTTCGCAAGAGATTTCGTTCTCTGTGGCTCACTTGAGTCGTTTACCTACGGATCGCGACTACTCTTGTAGGATATTGCTGGATGGGGTACCGATTTCTGCTAAGGCAGTTCTTCTAAAGGTAGGGAATTCGATGTATTCCAGGTGATTTCCTCCAGAACTGGTTCAGTTTCGTTGCTTGCTGTTGGAGTTGAAATAAACAGCATTTACTCGAATTTAACTGGCTCAAACATGCAGATATTATCCGTCAAAAAacctcttttcaaaaaaaaaaaaaaaaaccccaaaaaaaaaaaaaaaaaaaaaaaaaaaaaaaaaaaaaaaaaaaaaaaaaaaaaaaaatttccccctcttttttttttcttccaaaacacgaataaaaattagaaaggttttactttttccattgatttgcttgagctgtagcgtAGATTTGTATTGATCTGATTGATTGTCTTcaatatgaaaaattcaaatttccaaatttccaaattgaaaatcaaaattaaactgAAAATCCAAACCGAACTGAAAAAGGTTATCCTTCTTGTCATAGTTTTGAGAGGTATTCTAATgccaatttgaaaaaaggttaCACGGAATGAAAAGCGCTGAAAAAATTTGGCTTCCTTAATTTCACAAACAAGTTTCcacttcggtttttttttccattttgattCTGCAGATAATCGGCGAAAAACCCTTTCTATCCTCTCACCTAATAATCTTTAAAATTCTTAGATatctttctttcatctttcatcTCATCTCATCTTCAATactctttaaaattaaataaatctttgaactttaaaaaaactaaaaaaaaaaaacacgaaggctccacctgaaatctgtaccacctgagattcgtggggcgatgcctttaagattatATTGGTCCGACGATTAATCCAGCAATCCGTTctcgtttcatttcgttttgtcGGTAGTTGGATTTTCCTCCTCCTTTCCACGTTGAGTTTCCCTTTGAATAAGGTACGCACAGAAGATACCACtgcttttaaagaaaaacgttcTACGGAAGATTCAAAACTCTTGTTAGTTCCGATTGAGTTTCTTCAGAGTTACTAGATGGTTGCTTCGACTTACGTGTTTCCACTTGGCACTGAATCAAATCTGTTATTCGAGGATTactaaacaaaagaaagtttCAGAAAATTAGAGGAAGTGACTACTCATtacgaaataaaatagatcTCTTCTCGCCCATgaatatttcttgtttttcggCCCTAAAAAGGCTTGAGTgtgaggagatttttttcgctttattaaTTAAGAGACAACAACCGTAGTACCGTAATTCATGAACAAACACTGCTCTATTTGTTTGTGACTATAGAAGTACGCCTGCTCTAGCATAGGCATAAGATTTCTTCCGTGAAAATATGGACCTGCGTCAACTGTACTTGCACTTTTTCAAGTGTTTTGACATCTCGAGTTGGTCAAGTGGATTCTTACGTTTTCAACGTTTGTGCTGGACATTCTTTCACTAAAGTATTCAGAAATGCAATACCACTGCACTGcattgttgagaatttctttcACGAATACGATGTGACTAGGATAGCTTTGCGGGATCCGTTTAATATACTAACGTAAAGTTTTGGGAAGAAGAAACAGCTCTTCAATTGACAATGTCAAGCAGTAGCCAAAATCGTAAACAGtttttattacggctaacgtttcagcgttgtcgccttcgtcagagcctagaAAGTCAGaccatttgcaatatatccgcTCAAATGCCtaatccagaacaagtcatcaccCCCTAGgttattacacccggaaacgaAAACCAAAAGACCCCAAACCGCTGTGCccacctcagtagccgcgttgccgtgatgttagcggaaaTGCGCGTGGTGGAATCGCTCCcttatcttaaaggcatcaccccacgaatctgaggtggtgcagatttcaggtggagtattcgtatacgggatgggagactacggagaggaaggtgattccgtccatttcttgctaattgccgtaaaaaaaaacggcccggaagatgcggcggcgcacaaggttggcgcgctccaatcgaacctcttgtacaaaatggtgcgccaaaacgaatgaagccgtatcttccgggccgttttttacggcaattagcaagaaatggacggaatcaccccgtagtctcccatcctgtatacgaatactccacctgaaatctgcaccacctcagattcgtggggtgatgcctttaaacgataGTACGGTAACTTTCTCGGAGGCTTCATTGCCCTCACTTTCGATCCGATTATCACAGAAATACGGCTACCTTTAACTCTAAAATGTATGTTAAAAACATTAATGATTCTGAAAGTGCGAAACTAAActacgttagccgtaataaagtttgttaacaatcttggttgtTCCTTAAATTAATGATTCTAACCTTAAAAACTCAACAAGATGTGTCCAAATGgtcttttctcaaaattctccGAAACAGCTCTTATGCATCGAATACTTCTTAAATACTTGTATTTTCGTATACCTTTTAGTTTAGATTATTTTTACTGCTCATTTGCTTCACTCCACTCTATTTTTTCACGTATTTTTGTATACCAAGATTGTAATTGGTTTCAAAGTGTAGTCTGCACTTTCTTTATACGATAGATCTCTGGATTACGTTAGAGATACGTTCCTACGGCAGGATCGATTGATTTTCACCGTAAGTGGAAGTCCATCTACACCACACACGTGAAGCAATTACGCTAttgtaaagaaatgaaacaatttaaaaacttccagaaaaaggcAGCAATTCCTGACCTTTAGTTCTTAATGGATTTATGAGAGATGACGACGTAACTACGgaacaattaattaaattccGATATAATGCTAGAATATTGTAAACTccaaaaattgctgaaagCATTGAATCATTATATAAAAGCAGACTTTTCAGGAATCAGTCAAATGTATGCCGATGCGGTTGTCATATCTCGATCCACTACCGAACGTTACTGCTCCACTGGAATTTATGCAAGATGAGGATGTCGTGGACAGCACGGAAGGTTTGTGCTCATTCAAAACCTTCTTTATACTCTTCATCAAGCAGAGAAAGAGTGTTGCGGTTGCGGTGCGGAGGCGTCGCGCCCACCCGGCTGAACGCGTTCTGCGCCGACTATACGTGTGTTTCATCTGAACCTATTCAGTGCTGGTGTATTCGTGCTCCATGCTGGCAGCTGATTGTTCCTCATGTGTTTATATTTCTTCCTCCTGGAACTGTTCATGGTGTAGTGGACGTTGTTCTCACGATTGTCCTCAACCAGCTCAAGAAGTCGTCTGTGATCGACCATTGATCACTTCGGTTCGTTAACAAATTTCTATAGACTAGAAAAAACACCTTgcttattttcaaattcaattttttgttgtgactGGGTTTCCAAAATGGTGGAAAAACATGTTTATGTGAAGTAACTAAGGATTTTGAAGGGGTCACTAATATAAAACCTTAGCAGACTAAGTCAATTTTTTCATGCATCACTGATATtttgtttctcaaaaaaaatttgtcacCGAGAGATGATTGAATGTTCTTGTTGTAGTTCTCACCAAGCAGTGGACCGATGGTAGGAGGCACCGAAATCACAATTTACGGAAGAGACCTAGGATCGTCAGTCGAAGACGTGAAAGACCGCGTATTTGTCGCTGGAAGTCGTTGTTCAGTGATCCATTACGAGATATCCAAGAAGATCGTCTGTCGAGTCGAAAAGGTTTGTATCTGCTTCTCAAAATAGTCATATATGATCATCTGGTTTATGTGGAATTGTGGATTTAGGGCAGTTCATCCGGACCGATTCGTGTCGCAATCGGTAGAGCGAGTTCGAGAGCGGCTGAATCAGTTATGTTGTACTCATTCGTGGATGTCGCTGTATTCTCCGCGTATCCGCTTGTCGCTCCAGTTTCTGGAGGAACAAAGGTTAGCGCCGACCTGCCTCTCTATGCTAAATGATATATCAATCCTTCATTGatcaggaagtttttttttttgccaaaattACCAACGATACCGACGATTGTACTTCGGACCAAGATTTTGTCATAGAGCAAGAAAGacttttttccccatttttttctcactgggAGTTGGGCGAAATCGATTTGCCGCTGGAAATACAGTAACACATTTAATTTAAGGCACTATCGTCACGAACAGCGctgaaaatgtgtaaaaataaattaaattcctGTAAAAAGCGGCTCTGCAAGGACACTGTACTACAACATATGTGCTAGAAATTAAACGAAGATACTAAGAACGGCTACGGAGAAAAATACTGCATTATTATAACTACTTTGACAATGGAGCTATTTTTTCAAGCGCATATCCTTCAAAACCGCTTCAATTTAAATATTATAATGCAGTGGCTGattaaagaatttttgaacggAGAAAAATCCTTTACTCTAAGGAAAAACGTCATTACATCTGCCCTACGACAATCTTGCTTAGTGATTACTTAAGACAGATGCCATTACACAGTGGACTGAGgttaaatataaatatcaactgagtttcaaaagaaaagaactagaaaatttctgcatCACATCGAAACAAAATGTTTCGACGtacaaatagtttttttcctaaaaactaTTTACAAAAACTATTTGAGAAAGGAACTTTCCAGATGTCCTCACATCATCAGTAATAGTATAAACATTGGAATATGAAAAGACCTAGCTACATTATTCGGACTGAAAAGTTCTTGAAGTTAGACATAAAACCAATCTTTGCCCTGTAAGGTTTTATGGTTTTGGTCAAAGATTGGTTTTATGTCGGCTAAGGATTAAGATTGTTCGGCTAAGGAAATACTTTAACCGATGAAAATCGCCGAATTTCGACGTTTCAGATCACCTTACATGGACAGAACCTCGATGCTGGCTCGAATGTTACTGTAGATATCGGAGATGTTCCATGTGGTAGCATTGTGGTGAGTTgtgagaaaatttcaagaaccCAAGCATTAGATTCCTCAAGcaattggaaaaattccagCGAAACTCTACTTCCTCGCTGACGTGTATTGTTACGAAGGCTTCATCGGCTATGAAAGCTCGAATCAGAGTGAAAATTGATCAGGCCACCATGAATGTCCCGAACAGTTTCGAATTCCGTCCAGATCCATCAATTTCTTCCGTATATCCTCTAGTAAGCTTCAAATCAGGAGGAAGGACGGTCACCGTTGAGGTAGAAACCGCAGTTTACACTAAGCGCCGAATGTGTTCATCCGACAGCGAGCGCAACGCGTCTACCGCAACGCGCGCTCCTCCCTTCTACTTCTGGAACACATTCGGCgccaattttttgttttcaggttTATTTTCACTACCTCTACGATTGATTTAGGGGACTAATTTCgatgtagtgcagtcggcGCGGATATTCTTCGTTTCTTCCACGGCACCACCGTTCGAAGTGGTTTCTACGTTCTCTTCGTGTCAAATACAAAATGCAACTTTTATGTTCTGTCTGACTCCTCAACTACTTCCAGGACCACATTCAAGGACCGCTTATGCAAGGTTTGTCGCATCTtatgaaatgtttgaaagaTAATAAGAATACTTTTAAAACCGATACAACTTCTTGTTCCTTAATATTTAAACAAGCCTTCAAAAATTAGTAAGCattaaaagaaagagattATCATGCTTTCTTAAAAAATGGTTCAAACTTTTTAAGACTTTAACATCCAAGAAATCCTTAAAGCGTGAATGTCCTTCACAGTGTATCCATTTAATTTGGATTAATTTGCACTGTAAATCTAAAACCAATCCCTATAGGAACCGTAGAATATTTAAAACTTCGGAACAAATGTAACAAGCTACCGCTGGTTAACGCCATCggtttttctatttccattgGGGGACAGTTGATCATCGCGTCAGAACAACAAGAGGctcggtgcacttgcgtaagcggctgcaaaGATTCAGAACACTCCTTTCAAGTGTAGAAATGGATCAGAAGAACGCAAAATGATCAGTTTGTCCGACAAAACAACTTCTTGTAGTATCCGTGATGTAATCCGTGATGTAGTGATGTTATCAACTTAAAGCGCATTCATTTTACTCACGCTCTTGTAAAAAGTTGTCCCTTCGGATAAATGCTACTGTCCCATGCTTTTAATTCACATTTTGGAATTTGCAAGGAACGTTTTTTGTCGTGCCTTTTTCAAACTACGTCCCGATCCCTAATGAATACTGGAAAGAAATTaagatcaaaaatttctcaaactcTGCCTTCAATCACTTCATGAGAAGTTAGCAATAGATGGTCCAATGCAACATTCACTTATTCAAATTGTTCCATGTTCTCGCAAACCTTGCAAAATATGCCCATACTCTTGACTATCGACTTCTTTCTTAAAGGTTCCCGGTGGGATTCGCAATGGAGAACGTGACATCAGTACGAAATCTCGGCCATCGCATACAAATGAGGGTGGTGCCGGATCCGGAATTCGCTCCTTTTAAAGGTACGTTTGAAGTGTAaggggcgagtgtagcgcagttggtaagagattCCCCAGTGAGGGCACGATCGATTGATAGTTCGAAGTCCTTCCTAgcgcctttcatccatccggggtcgataaattggtaccaaacctGTCTGGGAGGGCAAAAACACTTACTTGTAGGGTACTTATAGGGTAGTccccgaaagtcattgtaaggctgcacacgctttcataaacctcaaacgattctcaatTGAAGACATGAACGGCTCGAATAAACGATTCTTGATGTATCGGCTTGTTCGCGGAAGCAATTGTACGGGCtggacacgcgttcgtaaaatCTAAAAGAAGTGAGCGCGTTGGGAATCCCTTGAGGACCGACTAACTACAGACATTTTATCGTTCACCCTTTGAAGGCACGTCTTATGCTTGTACACAGACATTCGTGGGAAATCTCACTGCAACTTAAATAGGTCCTTAATGAGGACAAATCCTTCCAAAATTGTGAAGTTAAGGTTTTAAAGAGTATTCTGAGTAGCACGGACACGTTCAGTTTTTCATTCTCTATCTATGGTATATGTCTTATTACAGTGTCTATCTTACTTTGAAGTGTTCAAGGTCTCAAATCATAAAAGTACATCGCAGTGAAGGCACTGGGTTCCGTTCTTCCGATTGCATTAGGAATAATTTGCTGAACTAATTAACTTGCACTTGAGTGCTGTTGGGGGCATCCAACACAAAATTTCGAAACTGAGGGTGCGAAAATTCGGCAACATCCAAGTCATGATCTCTTTCCAGGAGTTCGTATTCATCAAGGTGATCAACCGCTGATTCTCGATGGTACACATCTAAATGAGGCAGCAGAGCCGCAGGACTACAAGGTTACCATTGGAACTTTCCTCTGAAAATGTttcggggaaaatgtagttggcgAGCATTTATTggcacccttatttctggacaccCTATCTTACTTTTCTCTGTAACTTTAACTTATACgtcatagatcctccaagactaatgcttaggtcttaggctCCCGACtggtttagttatttacttccagaaataagggcgtcaCTGCGTGCCCCTCCCACAAACTACATTTTGCCCTATTTTTGATATAGTGACCGCTCCCCGCATCTAATTATTCAGATTTTCGTTGGATCCGAAAGATGCTACGTCACTTTGGTCGACTCCCGCCAACTGGTTTGTTCTGGTCCAGCAACGCAACCTGAGGCAACTGATGAGCGTGGTTTGTTGTTGAGCTCTAACCCTTTTACCCTGCCCCTAATTCCCTCATTATTGTGAGCCCACGTTTTCTCAGCAGCTAGGTTTTCGAAGTTTCAATATGAACCTGAGGAAGTTTTCAGGTTCATATTGAGACTTCGAAACAAACCACAACAACCTATCTTTAGGTTCAACACAAACCACAACAACCTATCTTTAGGCTCAACACAAACCACAACAACCTATCTATAGGCTTAACTATCCTTTTTGTTGGTAATTTGTTTGAGAACAGTTAAGCCTCTCTGTCCTTATGTAGAAAATCATAAAAAGTACGCCACTTTTCTCGCGTACAGGCCAGCGCCGTGTATAGATACAGACTTCACCGGTTTTGCATCCGGTGATTCGGATTATGATAATCATGAAATTAAGGAGTGTACCTTTATTTACTATTCCCACAGGTGTTCCTATCGTTGGTGGACTTCCTTTGGTGTCGGTGACCGTGGGACGACTTCGGACTGAGCTGGGACTAATCGAATATGTTGATCCAATAGCGACTCTTCGTCTTTGGGTCCTCGTGAGTGTCTGCTCATTTCAACTTAATTTTCTCACTCTGAGAGCGCATTTTCTAGGTAATCACAGCACTTGCTGCATTGTGTTCTGTGCTTGttcttcttgcttttctcTGGAAGAAACGAAGAACGGAGCGGGAAAGAGACTACAGGAAAATCCAGATGCAGATGGAACACCTTGAGAGTAACGTGCGCAAAGAGTGCAAACAGGTTTGCGTTATTCTCAGCACATAGAACGCATTCCACTGGGTTAACGCGACGCGTCCGAATGGAAGGAAGCATCAGCAGTGTCCTGTCTTACTGAGGCGCAGCTGATCGACAGCACAGTTTTGCTGTGCTGGTATGCTCCTCAGGGAACTAGCGTCTATATTCCCCGGACGCGTTGCGTCAACCCCACTGTACGCACAGCAACGATACGTACGAGTACAGAAGTGTAATCCTTGAGTATAGGCATTCGCTGAATTGCAAACAACAATGGAAAGTTGCGGTGAGGACGACTATGAAGGGATGGATGTCACCACATTTCCCGAATTTCTACATCGTCTACTATGGGAGGACAATGGGTGGACACATTCAACATCACTTTATGTTTCTACATTACCTGTAACATTGGCCCAATTCGACGCTCTACTCAGTAGCAAGCAATTCGTTTTTTCTGTGAGGAAATTACCACGAGATTTAtccctttcttcctctttctttacCTTAACCAAATTAATTGAGCTTTTAGATTGTTGAAACAGCCGAGTCGGAGCCAACAATGTCGCCTGGAGAGAAGAGCATGCTTTCATCACTATTAATTGCAGTACTGcttcgaaatttccagtacTGCACGGACATCGTACTTTCGCTTCTGCGAGCACACATTGCTAAGAGTGTCCACGTAAGTTCTTATTTCGATATGGACTATAACGTTAGCTCAAAAAGACCGTTATAGCAATGAATCTTTTGatccctttctttttcatctctaTACTTATTTACTGTGGCCGTGTGGTGGGTCGCCACGTTGTTCAAACTTGCTTCGCGTATTGAATAGGCTTTTATTGAAAGGAGCAGTAACACTTGTGCAGGAAGTGTTACTGCTCCtttcaataaattattaaaagtTAGAAGCATTGGTCTTTAGTTAGGAAAACTGCACCTACTTAAACAAAAGTGAAATCTTGAGCAGAAAGGaatcaccttgatcatctTGATCACCTTAACTCCCCTTGTACATCGGTTGGCTCAAGCGGGCGCCGATAATACCTCCATTTGCCCAGATCACGTGGTAGAATTTGCCAAGCAGCTTCTCCTTTCGTGTGAAACACAAAGAGCTCCAAACTTTTCCTTGAGGGACCCCTCTGATCCCTCTGGTAAGAGAAATCCGtggaaaaagaggaataaaGACATGAAATATCCCCTGTGGAATGTAGAGAATCACCTAAGGTTTTGTCGGCGCATAGCGTGTTAAGTCGAATAGGAACTCCTCTCTGATACATGAGCGAAGTCTCGAGCCTATATTCGATTTGACCCAGCCTCTGAAACGTATAGTCAGCGCCAAATGTTTTAAACCATGTGGTCGCTGTTCTGAAGCCAAGGGCAGTCTTGCGGCTGAGAACATCTGTCACTTAGTATATTTGTGCATTGGACTTTTTAcatttctcttgaaaatttttcgcttttctatGTCCATTTTCCAGTGTTGTGTAACAATAGTGATACATAGTAAGTGCCACATTTAAGGCTGGAAATAGTGAGTTACTCTTCCGCAAAAGCGACAGCGTCGTTGAGAAAATGGTCGCGAAATGGTTGACAATCTGTCTCTACGAATCCATTTCACAATATCAAGCGCACAAGTACAACACCTTATTCAAAGTCAGGATTTTCCGTAATAtgcttccaatttttttgccttttatAGTCAGAGTTTTAATGTAGGCGCTCAAATATCAAACTGAGAGAGGACCTGTGGATGCTGTGACTGGCAATGCTCGATATACAATCAACGAATCGAAGCTTCTTCGAGAGATTGTGGATTGCTCTTATGTGGTGACTCATCCGTTCTACTTTTAGGTCTTTTTGTGTTattgaatttaatttcaaattgtaGGACTGCTTAGTTACAAACTTGGACGGTCGAGGTCCCTATACTGTTAGAGCAATAGCTTGCGATACTATCTCTCaattgaagcaaaaaatcTTGGACAACATCTTCAAGCGAACCCCTCATAGTCAACGCCC
Coding sequences within it:
- a CDS encoding hypothetical protein (NECATOR_CHRIV.G13998.T1), producing the protein MRLLVRLLICASYFYNVLISTQHHYFSKNPINHVVLDEDKIYIGAVNELTILSVDELLPLHTVSTGPVKDSPLCNADGSSCLKDAVLQDTDNHNKVLHVLPEGVLHCGSVRQGICSVRSRRNLSAIYSGEVPVASNSPGASCVSMVLPDRRFAVAASYSGDSPYRDPFPAVALRELPSFSVVNSGSLEGEAAVFLRAEVRSSFSIHYLNIFHHQHYVYIAAVQSQDTRKIRGATRVAKLLRFCDNDTRFVSYSEVELQCRTEDNANFPYMTAAYVQGDILIGAFSPSPSETRSAICAFSMQRLKLTFWYNIDRCRGGADSIGLPHVGRDAKCINKSRIPLDEDTCELGVGGSIEAVEVASVELNQKITALSGFISPQIVLAGTEDGEILQFKSKSSSSLEQYDRRSIGDDRLGSRVQQLDIRETTIYATLPNGIVTLPLASCHTLLSCSACISSPDPMCRWCPATGKCTAAMHCPSTTVSVCPEKNGPPSPASISIDNPKNISLPVKHLPQPDGFTYVCQFGSLSSPATWTEVGVSCSSPPVRLSNKMPSSFTELLVLTTSAGSYHIVEHNFTIFNCGAFKTCSSCSSSETGCDWCTISHKCVSSGNCAGEKSEECVHIKRPSQLSIPRGSSQEISFSVAHLSRLPTDRDYSCRILLDGVPISAKAVLLKESVKCMPMRLSYLDPLPNVTAPLEFMQDEDVVDSTEVLVYSCSMLAADCSSCVYISSSWNCSWCSGRCSHDCPQPAQEVVCDRPLITSFSPSSGPMVGGTEITIYGRDLGSSVEDVKDRVFVAGSRCSVIHYEISKKIVCRVEKGSSSGPIRVAIGRASSRAAESVMLYSFVDVAVFSAYPLVAPVSGGTKITLHGQNLDAGSNVTVDIGDVPCGSIVRNSTSSLTCIVTKASSAMKARIRVKIDQATMNVPNSFEFRPDPSISSVYPLVSFKSGGRTVTVEGTNFDVVQSARIFFVSSTAPPFEVVSTFSSCQIQNATFMFCLTPQLLPGPHSRTAYARFPVGFAMENVTSVRNLGHRIQMRVVPDPEFAPFKGVRIHQGDQPLILDGTHLNEAAEPQDYKIFVGSERCYVTLVDSRQLVCSGPATQPEATDERGVPIVGGLPLVSVTVGRLRTELGLIEYVDPIATLRLWVLVITALAALCSVLVLLAFLWKKRRTERERDYRKIQMQMEHLESNVRKECKQAFAELQTTMESCGEDDYEGMDVTTFPEFLHRLLWEDNGWTHSTSLYVSTLPVTLAQFDALLSSKQFVFSIVETAESEPTMSPGEKSMLSSLLIAVLLRNFQYCTDIVLSLLRAHIAKSVHAGNSELLFRKSDSVVEKMVAKWLTICLYESISQYQAHKYNTLFKALKYQTERGPVDAVTGNARYTINESKLLREIVDCSYVDCLVTNLDGRGPYTVRAIACDTISQLKQKILDNIFKRTPHSQRPAITSFDLELFCPSRGRMLLSDWSGPNTLKGPTKLNTLSHYGISNQSRIAMVPSEKGSANYRNSLADSGKSSWSSLDRSSPVYPPGRFCHLSSPSRTLTMEKKKKIDESIPKSIPEVYLTRLLTSKGTVQKYIEDFLESVLFLESSTYPPILKRVFDLLEEEAARNGMTDHQLTQQWKSNLYILRVWVHLIKNPKILLDVSESISQDGNLSVVAQTLMDCFSFSEQALGAHSPSSRLLFAKEVARLRPLSSDLFRRIRRQPPVCEETFIESLNDVANDLRDCTRSTVALSELLTWVRGNGVRLIEVLSADDVCASQRLPSRLSQVINLSLDPADHIYSTILDEA